The proteins below come from a single Arthrobacter crystallopoietes genomic window:
- a CDS encoding 3-ketoacyl-ACP reductase has product MKQPPAAPAVRPVAVVTGGHQGLGFGAAIELAKEGFDIAVVDLHAEADPEVLAAVPADRVRYYQLDIADLSRHRLVLEAVRGDFGRLDCLVNNAGIAARPLTDILELSPEAFDRSVDINLRGTFFLTQAFANLLLADEGQLADDVYRSIVIVSSIAAELVSVDRAQYNVTKSALSMVAKLFAVRLAKHGIHVHEVRPGLIATAMTASSGSSLPDEWISGGRVPIPRWGQKEEVGQAIATVASGRLPYMTGQPIWVAGGMNMMQAP; this is encoded by the coding sequence ATGAAGCAACCGCCAGCCGCACCAGCCGTCCGTCCCGTCGCCGTCGTCACCGGAGGACACCAGGGACTCGGGTTCGGCGCTGCCATCGAACTCGCCAAGGAAGGGTTCGACATCGCAGTCGTAGACCTCCACGCGGAGGCAGATCCGGAAGTCCTTGCCGCCGTTCCGGCGGACCGGGTGCGCTACTACCAGCTCGACATCGCCGATCTGTCGCGACACCGCCTGGTCCTCGAGGCTGTCCGCGGCGACTTCGGGCGGCTGGACTGCCTCGTCAACAACGCGGGAATCGCCGCCCGCCCGCTGACCGACATCCTCGAGCTCTCCCCCGAAGCCTTCGACCGGTCCGTCGACATCAACCTCCGGGGCACGTTCTTCCTGACCCAAGCGTTTGCCAACCTCCTGCTCGCTGACGAGGGGCAATTAGCCGACGACGTCTACAGGAGCATCGTGATTGTCAGTTCCATCGCCGCCGAACTGGTGAGCGTCGACCGGGCGCAGTACAACGTTACGAAGTCCGCCCTGAGCATGGTGGCTAAGCTGTTCGCGGTCCGTCTCGCCAAGCACGGCATCCACGTCCACGAGGTCCGCCCAGGCCTGATCGCCACGGCCATGACGGCCTCGTCGGGCAGCAGCTTGCCGGACGAGTGGATATCTGGCGGCCGCGTGCCCATCCCCCGTTGGGGCCAGAAGGAGGAAGTCGGCCAGGCGATCGCCACGGTCGCCTCGGGGCGCCTGCCTTACATGACTGGCCAACCGATCTGGGTCGCCGGCGGCATGAACATGATGCAGGCGCCCTGA
- a CDS encoding alpha/beta fold hydrolase has translation MLATDLMIPAVADVRGTTITYYDSRDEKDRDDVLVMIHGTSGSTKAHFGFLFPILAAKQRVVSIDWTQPAPNGKPIELDQLVDQVAGAIEEILPGRKAFLLGYSLGAVVTAAVAARRPDLVERLVLVAGWMKTDLQQILRNDVWQALRASGDGAIRAYSTFCAFGGPFLASKTLADLQPGMDAMAFDAFGDQQMELNRRINIVEDVHRISAPTLVIGCTHDQMVPIRHQKALFGAIEDARFAEIPTGHAVVFERPSELTHHIQRFLDEPEAFTAGSIVPTPQP, from the coding sequence ATGCTGGCCACTGACCTCATGATCCCCGCCGTCGCCGACGTCCGCGGAACCACCATCACTTACTACGACTCCCGGGACGAAAAGGACCGTGACGACGTCCTGGTCATGATCCACGGGACCTCCGGCTCCACCAAGGCACACTTCGGGTTCCTCTTCCCGATCCTCGCCGCCAAGCAGCGCGTGGTATCCATCGACTGGACCCAGCCCGCCCCAAACGGCAAGCCGATTGAACTGGACCAGCTCGTCGACCAAGTGGCCGGAGCGATCGAGGAGATCCTGCCCGGCCGGAAGGCGTTCCTGCTCGGCTACTCGCTCGGGGCCGTCGTCACCGCGGCCGTCGCCGCCCGCCGACCCGACCTGGTCGAGCGGCTGGTCCTCGTCGCCGGCTGGATGAAGACGGACCTGCAGCAAATCCTGCGCAATGACGTCTGGCAGGCGCTGCGCGCCTCAGGCGACGGCGCGATCCGTGCCTACTCCACCTTCTGCGCCTTCGGCGGACCGTTCCTGGCATCCAAGACCTTGGCCGACCTGCAGCCGGGGATGGACGCCATGGCGTTCGACGCCTTCGGCGACCAGCAGATGGAGCTCAACCGGCGCATCAACATTGTCGAAGACGTCCACCGGATCAGCGCGCCGACACTGGTGATCGGCTGCACGCACGACCAGATGGTCCCGATCCGCCACCAGAAGGCACTTTTCGGGGCGATCGAGGACGCGCGCTTCGCCGAAATCCCCACCGGGCACGCGGTCGTGTTTGAACGGCCCAGCGAACTCACCCACCACATCCAGCGGTTCCTCGACGAACCAGAAGCATTCACCGCCGGGAGCATCGTCCCCACGCCGCAACCGTAG
- a CDS encoding IS110 family transposase — MTIVAYSHPFVVGVDTHARKHVYAIIAAAGGELLETREFTTTGAGINRAIAWVARRTGADLATLWVIEGAASYGAVLAGAVAAAGYQVAEAARMAAMPRRGVGKSDPLDAHRIASAVLPLEEQQLRRPRLNEGVRAALRVLVSARHSMTTDRTRTVNALTALLRINDLGLDARKSLTGTQILEVSRWRAREEPLAVSVARSEAVRLAKRIGDLDTEIKANGSRITELVEVSEAAPLLQETGFGPVTAAICLTAWSHHGRVRSEAAYACLAGVNPIPASSGNTIRHRLNRGGDRTLNKALHLVALTRMAFDPETIEYVEKRQAEGRTKKEIRRCVKRYLARRIYRILNANSPLPLLR, encoded by the coding sequence ATGACTATCGTTGCGTATTCCCACCCGTTTGTCGTGGGGGTCGACACCCATGCCAGGAAACACGTGTACGCCATCATTGCCGCGGCCGGCGGTGAGCTGCTCGAAACCCGGGAGTTCACCACGACCGGCGCCGGGATCAACCGCGCCATTGCTTGGGTTGCGCGTCGTACCGGCGCCGACCTGGCCACCTTGTGGGTGATCGAGGGCGCGGCTTCCTATGGTGCCGTGCTGGCCGGTGCTGTCGCAGCTGCCGGCTACCAGGTCGCAGAAGCCGCGCGCATGGCCGCCATGCCGCGTCGTGGTGTTGGCAAGTCCGATCCGTTGGATGCGCATCGGATCGCTTCTGCCGTTCTTCCCTTGGAAGAACAACAGTTGCGCCGGCCGCGGCTGAACGAAGGCGTCCGCGCTGCCTTACGGGTCCTGGTCAGTGCGCGTCATTCGATGACCACCGACCGGACCAGGACCGTGAACGCGTTGACCGCGCTGCTCCGGATCAATGATCTGGGTCTGGATGCACGCAAGTCCTTGACCGGAACCCAGATACTTGAGGTCTCCCGGTGGCGGGCCCGCGAAGAACCTCTTGCGGTGTCGGTCGCCCGTTCCGAAGCAGTCAGGCTGGCCAAGCGCATCGGCGACCTTGACACTGAGATCAAAGCAAACGGCTCCCGGATCACCGAACTGGTTGAGGTCAGCGAAGCTGCGCCGCTGCTGCAGGAAACCGGCTTCGGTCCCGTCACAGCAGCCATTTGTCTTACCGCATGGTCCCATCACGGGCGGGTACGTTCCGAGGCTGCCTACGCCTGCTTGGCCGGAGTCAACCCGATCCCGGCCTCGTCGGGGAACACCATCCGGCACAGGCTTAACCGCGGCGGCGACAGAACCCTGAACAAAGCCCTTCACTTGGTCGCTTTAACCAGAATGGCGTTCGATCCAGAGACCATCGAATACGTAGAGAAACGGCAAGCTGAAGGGCGGACCAAGAAAGAGATCCGTCGATGCGTCAAACGCTATCTCGCCCGACGGATTTACCGAATACTCAATGCCAACAGTCCCCTGCCGTTGCTACGTTGA
- a CDS encoding SDR family NAD(P)-dependent oxidoreductase: MGSSHEIQGHAAIVTGAGGGIGSAVAHKLAELGAGVVCVDLKPAAAKQVVQDIVAAGGRAVAIDGDVTDPALSLQAVETAHTEFGRLDIVVNNAGAGSEMAPLWEIDLDTWRRNLDVNLTSQFMLCKAAVPGMVEAGYGRIVNVASAAGMEGHALSSPYAAAKAGVVAMTKSLGKELAKTGVIVNAVAPALIGSGMLEEPWFSGDVKEHLLGRIPMGRVGDPREVAEMIAFLASPAVSFSTGAVFDLSGGRATY, encoded by the coding sequence ATGGGCAGCAGCCACGAGATCCAGGGCCATGCCGCGATCGTTACCGGCGCCGGAGGCGGCATCGGTTCGGCGGTGGCGCACAAGCTCGCAGAGCTGGGGGCTGGTGTCGTCTGTGTGGACTTGAAGCCCGCGGCCGCCAAACAGGTTGTCCAGGACATCGTTGCAGCGGGCGGCAGGGCCGTCGCCATTGACGGCGACGTCACCGACCCCGCGCTGTCCCTCCAAGCCGTCGAGACCGCTCACACCGAATTCGGACGCCTGGACATCGTCGTGAACAACGCCGGTGCGGGCAGCGAGATGGCACCCCTGTGGGAAATCGACCTCGACACCTGGAGGCGGAACCTCGACGTCAACCTCACCAGCCAGTTCATGCTGTGCAAGGCGGCCGTCCCGGGTATGGTCGAGGCCGGTTATGGGCGCATCGTGAATGTCGCTTCGGCGGCCGGTATGGAGGGGCATGCGCTCTCCAGCCCCTACGCGGCGGCAAAGGCGGGCGTCGTCGCGATGACGAAGTCCCTGGGCAAGGAACTGGCCAAGACCGGCGTCATCGTCAACGCCGTCGCCCCCGCTCTGATCGGCTCGGGGATGCTCGAGGAACCCTGGTTCTCCGGCGACGTGAAGGAGCATCTCCTCGGCCGGATTCCCATGGGCCGTGTGGGCGATCCCCGCGAGGTGGCCGAGATGATTGCCTTCCTTGCCTCGCCCGCAGTGAGCTTCTCCACCGGAGCGGTCTTCGACCTCTCCGGCGGCCGCGCCACCTACTAG
- a CDS encoding formylglycine-generating enzyme family protein — translation MDPAGIPHPQDCGISHDEVVIPGGSFLMGDHFDEGYPQDGETPVHQVAIDSFSIDATTVTNSQFARFVDATGYRTESEAYGTSAVFHLQVQAAPVDLIGTVTGAPWWVSVREANWAHPYGRRSDWQDFPDHPVVQISWNDAQAYCSWAARKLPTEAQWEYAARGGLEGRRYPWGNELLGSGDIHLCNIWQGEFPRTNLKQDGFLGTAPVRSFPPNGYGLYEISGNVWEWCADWFLPKYYRNSPLVNPLGPTIGRGRVMRGGSYLCHDSYCNRYRVAARSSNSPDSASSNCGFRTVRPETPV, via the coding sequence ATGGATCCTGCCGGCATACCGCACCCTCAAGACTGCGGTATTTCTCATGACGAGGTGGTGATTCCTGGCGGATCATTCCTCATGGGAGACCACTTCGACGAGGGATACCCCCAAGACGGCGAAACCCCGGTCCATCAAGTCGCAATCGATTCATTCTCCATCGACGCCACCACCGTGACTAACAGTCAATTTGCTCGCTTTGTTGACGCCACAGGGTACCGCACTGAATCGGAAGCATACGGGACGTCCGCGGTGTTCCACCTGCAGGTTCAAGCCGCTCCCGTGGACCTTATCGGCACGGTTACGGGGGCTCCCTGGTGGGTGAGTGTCAGGGAAGCCAACTGGGCGCATCCGTACGGCCGGCGCTCAGACTGGCAGGACTTCCCGGACCACCCCGTAGTGCAGATTTCTTGGAACGACGCCCAGGCCTACTGCTCATGGGCAGCCAGGAAGCTGCCTACCGAAGCCCAATGGGAATACGCCGCCCGCGGGGGGCTCGAGGGCCGGCGCTACCCCTGGGGCAACGAACTCCTCGGCAGTGGAGACATCCACCTGTGCAACATCTGGCAGGGCGAATTTCCCAGAACAAATCTCAAGCAGGACGGTTTCCTCGGCACCGCCCCTGTCCGCAGCTTCCCGCCCAACGGCTACGGCCTCTACGAAATCAGCGGAAATGTATGGGAATGGTGCGCTGACTGGTTTCTGCCCAAGTACTACCGCAATTCGCCATTGGTAAACCCTCTCGGCCCCACGATCGGCAGGGGCCGCGTCATGCGCGGTGGATCCTATCTTTGCCACGACTCATACTGCAATCGCTACAGGGTGGCAGCGCGCAGCTCCAACTCGCCCGATTCTGCCAGCAGCAACTGCGGCTTCCGGACAGTGCGACCCGAAACGCCGGTATAG
- a CDS encoding MFS transporter encodes MDSLTAEATGPAATGMSAVDRRRSLVATGVGNLLEWFDWAVYAVFSTYISAALFSKEDPVSALLGTLAVFAVGFVMRPLGGFVFGRLADKKGRKWVLLVTMLMMAAGSLMIALIPSYETIGGFASVLLLLARLIQGFAHGGESTASNVYLPEIAPPARRALYGSTVGVAMGGGTLIATLFGTVLAGQIEASAMGEWGWRIPFFFGALLAIVVLWLRRNMMESEVHTEHVTAVAAEAKTATSDPGWTRGQIAKRAVEVFFYMAGTTLPYYIWSSYAAVYAISQHGMDPGLAFAATLGATVLNICLVPVMGLISDRIGRRIPVIFYNLATAALTFPMFGLISSDPWTLFAAQSIMMGISACIGGTQPAMISEQVPTKYRMLIMGTAMPLAVALFGGTAPYLNTWFTSAGNGWLFNLYMIAVCLGSAVVVWRWKETKGIDLRDVR; translated from the coding sequence ATGGATTCATTGACCGCGGAGGCCACCGGCCCCGCCGCTACCGGAATGAGCGCCGTCGACCGGCGCCGTTCTCTCGTGGCAACCGGCGTTGGCAACCTGCTTGAATGGTTCGACTGGGCCGTCTACGCGGTGTTCTCCACCTACATCTCCGCGGCGCTCTTCAGCAAGGAAGACCCGGTCTCCGCCCTGCTGGGCACGCTGGCCGTCTTCGCCGTGGGCTTCGTCATGCGGCCCCTGGGCGGCTTCGTCTTCGGCCGGCTGGCCGATAAGAAGGGCCGCAAGTGGGTCCTGCTGGTCACCATGCTGATGATGGCCGCCGGCTCCCTGATGATCGCCTTGATCCCCAGCTACGAAACCATCGGCGGCTTCGCCTCCGTTTTGCTGCTGCTGGCACGGCTCATCCAGGGTTTCGCCCACGGCGGTGAATCTACGGCATCGAACGTGTACCTGCCGGAGATCGCCCCGCCCGCTAGGCGCGCCCTGTACGGGTCCACGGTTGGCGTCGCCATGGGCGGCGGCACTCTGATCGCCACGCTGTTCGGCACGGTACTCGCCGGGCAGATCGAAGCATCGGCCATGGGTGAATGGGGCTGGCGCATTCCGTTCTTCTTCGGGGCGCTGCTGGCGATCGTCGTCCTGTGGCTGCGCCGCAACATGATGGAATCCGAGGTCCACACCGAGCACGTAACCGCGGTTGCCGCCGAGGCTAAGACCGCCACCAGCGATCCGGGCTGGACCCGCGGCCAGATCGCCAAGCGCGCCGTCGAGGTTTTCTTCTACATGGCCGGCACGACACTGCCCTACTACATCTGGTCATCCTACGCGGCCGTCTACGCGATCTCGCAGCACGGCATGGATCCGGGACTTGCGTTTGCCGCGACCCTCGGCGCCACAGTCCTGAACATCTGCCTGGTCCCGGTCATGGGCTTGATTTCCGACCGGATCGGCCGCCGCATCCCGGTGATCTTCTACAACCTGGCCACCGCAGCGCTGACCTTCCCGATGTTCGGCCTGATCAGCTCCGATCCGTGGACCCTGTTCGCCGCCCAGAGCATCATGATGGGGATCAGCGCCTGCATCGGCGGCACCCAGCCGGCGATGATCTCCGAGCAGGTTCCCACCAAGTACCGCATGCTGATCATGGGCACCGCCATGCCACTGGCCGTCGCGCTCTTCGGCGGGACCGCGCCCTACCTCAACACCTGGTTCACCTCCGCCGGCAACGGCTGGTTGTTCAACCTGTACATGATCGCCGTCTGCCTGGGATCCGCCGTCGTCGTCTGGCGCTGGAAGGAAACCAAGGGCATCGACCTGCGCGACGTCCGCTGA
- a CDS encoding IclR family transcriptional regulator, producing MARVAQVLSAIGSHGTVGARLLDLSRATGIARPTVHRLLQELQDVGYVQQLESKRYALGAALFHLGAAAPSPVRDLAAVRRAAQKLSDACGDTVYVAMWQFGAAHYIVRTEGAFPIRAQSVNVGDTIPLTSSYNGLILLAQLDGDAREQHLAHLEHDQPDAWRTTSLAEHEQALRVALAQIDADGYVYGTDVVMPGLAGIALPVPSSTGRPIAAVSISGLESRLPAEREPELLTLLRATADEIARFID from the coding sequence GTGGCCCGCGTGGCTCAGGTGCTCTCTGCAATCGGCTCCCATGGAACAGTCGGGGCACGGCTTCTCGACCTATCCCGGGCCACGGGGATCGCCCGGCCGACCGTCCACCGGCTCCTGCAGGAGTTGCAAGACGTCGGCTACGTCCAGCAGCTCGAGAGCAAGCGCTACGCCCTTGGCGCGGCATTGTTCCATCTCGGTGCCGCAGCTCCGAGCCCGGTCAGGGACCTGGCCGCGGTACGGCGGGCGGCACAAAAGTTGTCCGACGCGTGCGGGGACACCGTGTACGTGGCGATGTGGCAGTTCGGGGCCGCGCACTACATCGTCCGGACTGAAGGCGCTTTTCCGATCCGCGCGCAGTCGGTCAACGTCGGCGATACAATTCCGTTGACCTCAAGCTATAACGGCCTGATCCTCCTGGCCCAGCTCGACGGAGATGCCAGGGAGCAGCATCTGGCGCATCTGGAACACGACCAGCCAGACGCATGGCGCACTACAAGCCTGGCCGAACACGAGCAGGCGCTGCGCGTAGCGCTGGCACAAATCGACGCCGATGGCTACGTCTACGGGACCGACGTCGTCATGCCTGGTCTTGCTGGCATCGCCCTGCCCGTGCCTTCCTCCACCGGCCGCCCGATCGCAGCCGTCAGTATCTCCGGGCTGGAATCCCGGCTGCCCGCCGAACGGGAGCCGGAGTTGCTGACCTTGCTCCGGGCCACCGCGGACGAAATCGCCCGCTTCATCGACTAG
- a CDS encoding cupin domain-containing protein, with protein MIERRGEFTFPFNLHEGESPLSIQSYFLTESELPVIVQAWEFPVGGGEGVHSHPRSGENLEELYFVMSGTARLTVNGANQLLYPGDAALTRPEDDRGVENAGDSPLRMLVIWGHPSDARPDFQQFNTVQAALKCRQGQPA; from the coding sequence ATGATCGAAAGAAGAGGCGAATTTACCTTTCCGTTTAATCTCCATGAAGGTGAAAGCCCGCTCTCTATTCAGAGCTATTTCCTCACCGAATCCGAATTACCTGTAATCGTGCAGGCCTGGGAATTTCCGGTCGGGGGAGGGGAAGGGGTACACAGTCATCCCCGCTCCGGGGAAAACTTGGAAGAACTGTATTTCGTCATGTCCGGCACGGCGAGACTGACGGTCAACGGCGCGAATCAGCTGCTGTACCCGGGTGATGCCGCATTGACCCGCCCTGAAGACGACCGCGGCGTAGAAAATGCCGGAGACAGTCCTCTACGAATGCTGGTGATCTGGGGGCATCCCAGTGATGCGCGGCCCGACTTCCAACAGTTCAATACTGTTCAAGCCGCGCTCAAATGCCGGCAGGGTCAGCCGGCCTGA
- a CDS encoding flavin-containing monooxygenase, which produces MTDQTVQHVKTLIVGSGFAGLGLAIRLKRRGDQNFAIIERAHDVGGTWRDNTYPGAACDVPSHLYSFSFRPNPDWSSVFSPGPEIQQYLRDAAREEGLLPHVHFGANMLDASWDDDAARWTVTTSTGTFTSTYLVTGTGHLADEAFPAIEGLEDFPGAKFHSARWDHSVPLEGKRIGVVGTGASAIQIVPELAKIASELVVFQRTPAYIIPRAERAYTEGEKRLFRRDPSAITELRSELFWGGENTYAQRRAVPQFLEAGKKMALDHLAAQVPDPELRAKLTPDYEPGCKRVLISNTFYPALQAKVTTLEASALRRVDGSTVVAASGAEYELDALVFATGFEATEPPYAALVHGRDGINLSDHWKSGMQAYDSVAVAGFPNLFSINGPNTSLGHNSIVYIIESQVDYILGALDYAAEHGLEVIEPTREAEEAYVDKIQADAQGTVWIDGGCKSWYVDQRSGKLTLIWPDFGFAFRDKNGTFSPDGYRTRTAPQPAAV; this is translated from the coding sequence ATGACTGACCAGACAGTCCAGCACGTCAAGACCCTGATCGTCGGCTCCGGCTTCGCCGGCCTCGGCCTAGCCATCCGGCTCAAGCGCCGCGGCGACCAGAACTTCGCAATCATCGAGCGTGCCCACGACGTCGGAGGTACCTGGCGCGACAACACCTACCCGGGTGCCGCGTGCGATGTGCCCAGCCACCTATACTCGTTCTCCTTCCGGCCCAACCCGGACTGGTCGAGCGTATTCTCGCCCGGCCCGGAGATCCAGCAGTACCTGCGCGACGCCGCCCGCGAGGAGGGGCTGCTGCCGCACGTGCACTTCGGCGCCAACATGCTTGACGCCTCCTGGGACGACGACGCCGCCCGCTGGACCGTCACCACCTCCACCGGAACGTTCACCTCCACCTACCTGGTCACGGGTACCGGCCACCTCGCCGACGAGGCCTTCCCCGCGATCGAGGGCCTCGAGGATTTCCCCGGAGCGAAGTTCCACTCTGCCCGCTGGGACCACTCCGTCCCGCTGGAAGGCAAACGCATCGGCGTGGTCGGCACCGGGGCTTCTGCCATCCAGATCGTCCCCGAACTGGCGAAGATCGCCTCCGAACTGGTGGTCTTCCAACGCACCCCGGCATACATCATCCCGCGCGCCGAACGCGCCTATACCGAAGGGGAAAAGCGGCTGTTCCGCCGTGACCCCTCGGCCATCACCGAACTGCGCTCAGAGCTGTTCTGGGGCGGGGAAAACACCTACGCCCAGCGGCGTGCCGTCCCGCAGTTCCTGGAGGCCGGCAAGAAGATGGCCCTGGACCACCTCGCGGCCCAAGTGCCCGACCCGGAGCTGCGGGCCAAGCTGACGCCGGACTATGAACCGGGCTGCAAGCGTGTGCTGATCTCCAACACGTTCTATCCGGCCCTGCAGGCCAAGGTCACCACCCTGGAGGCCTCCGCGCTGCGGCGTGTCGACGGGTCGACGGTAGTCGCGGCGTCGGGCGCCGAGTACGAGCTCGACGCGCTGGTCTTCGCCACCGGCTTCGAGGCCACCGAACCGCCCTACGCGGCGCTCGTGCACGGCCGGGACGGGATCAACCTCTCCGATCACTGGAAATCGGGCATGCAGGCCTACGACTCCGTCGCCGTCGCCGGGTTCCCCAACCTGTTCAGCATCAACGGTCCGAACACGTCCCTGGGCCACAACTCAATCGTCTACATCATCGAATCCCAGGTGGACTACATCCTCGGCGCCCTGGACTACGCGGCCGAGCACGGGCTTGAGGTCATCGAACCGACTCGCGAGGCCGAGGAAGCCTACGTCGATAAGATCCAGGCCGATGCCCAGGGCACAGTCTGGATCGACGGCGGCTGCAAGAGCTGGTACGTCGACCAGCGCAGCGGCAAACTCACACTGATCTGGCCCGACTTCGGCTTCGCGTTCCGAGACAAGAACGGCACCTTCTCACCGGACGGCTACCGGACCCGAACCGCGCCGCAGCCCGCCGCCGTCTGA
- a CDS encoding MFS transporter, whose protein sequence is MGNFVEWYDAIVFAYAAVAIGHIFYGNASESVQLVASFSTFAVTYAVRPFSGITLGIIADKIGRKNVLMFTVLLMGAATTTIGLLPGYDAIGIMAPILLILCRVAQGIAAGGELMGAVTFVMEHVPAERRGLGISLIQMGTGMAYPAAFAFSFALMNIGGNEWFNDSGWRWLFLSSAPLALVALYIRSLLTETPVFSAIKAAGEDARRPGREIMRVHKTKILAMTLLGFVFMGNCILFLAYLPTYLRSRAIDQDTVSVVIAVTFLLFALCIPVWGLVIDRIKRHYSRLGSTLAYTCALIPCYLLITSESIPAIALGMSVLAVLLASLYAMFPLVAAEAMPPAVRATGGNMAYNIGTALIMGPVVLIALQLVQWFGPVAPAYYGTLLGVISVAAALIGRRHLEPDASFTQEEETHRNRESMDAL, encoded by the coding sequence TTGGGCAACTTTGTCGAATGGTATGACGCGATCGTTTTTGCCTATGCTGCTGTCGCCATAGGCCACATCTTCTACGGGAACGCCAGCGAATCCGTGCAGCTCGTGGCGTCCTTCAGCACCTTCGCTGTCACGTATGCCGTCCGCCCGTTCAGCGGTATCACGCTCGGAATCATAGCCGACAAGATCGGCCGCAAAAACGTCCTGATGTTCACTGTTCTGCTCATGGGCGCTGCGACGACCACGATCGGGCTCCTGCCCGGTTATGACGCCATCGGCATCATGGCGCCGATCCTGCTTATTCTCTGCCGCGTGGCCCAAGGCATTGCAGCAGGCGGGGAACTCATGGGCGCGGTTACCTTTGTCATGGAACATGTTCCCGCCGAGCGCCGAGGGTTGGGAATTTCCCTCATTCAGATGGGAACCGGCATGGCCTATCCTGCCGCGTTCGCGTTCTCTTTCGCCCTCATGAATATCGGCGGCAACGAATGGTTCAATGACAGCGGCTGGCGCTGGCTGTTTCTCTCAAGCGCCCCCCTGGCCCTTGTGGCGCTCTATATAAGGTCGCTGCTGACTGAGACACCGGTCTTTTCCGCGATCAAGGCAGCAGGGGAAGACGCCCGCCGTCCCGGCAGGGAAATCATGCGGGTACACAAGACCAAGATCCTGGCTATGACGCTCCTGGGCTTCGTATTCATGGGTAACTGCATTCTCTTCCTTGCCTACCTGCCGACCTACCTCCGCAGCCGGGCAATCGATCAGGATACGGTTTCAGTCGTCATCGCCGTTACCTTCCTGCTCTTCGCGTTGTGCATCCCCGTGTGGGGGCTGGTGATCGACCGCATAAAGCGTCATTATTCCCGCCTTGGCTCCACACTGGCTTACACCTGTGCCTTGATCCCCTGCTATCTGCTGATCACCTCGGAGAGCATTCCCGCCATCGCACTCGGAATGTCGGTCTTGGCTGTGCTGCTCGCTTCCCTCTACGCAATGTTCCCCCTGGTAGCGGCAGAAGCAATGCCTCCGGCAGTCCGGGCCACGGGAGGGAACATGGCCTACAACATCGGCACAGCACTGATCATGGGTCCCGTCGTTCTGATAGCACTCCAACTCGTTCAGTGGTTCGGGCCAGTGGCTCCCGCCTACTACGGAACCCTTCTCGGGGTGATATCAGTTGCCGCAGCCCTGATCGGGCGACGCCATCTGGAACCCGACGCCTCATTCACACAGGAAGAAGAAACACACCGCAATCGAGAGTCTATGGACGCCCTCTGA